In one window of Insulibacter thermoxylanivorax DNA:
- a CDS encoding TetR/AcrR family transcriptional regulator has protein sequence MYATEAFERLPQEKKQRIIDVCIRLFAEYGYDATSTDQIVQEAGISKGILFHYFGSKKNLYLYIVRYANQLLTDVVMKQLDVIEGEDFFERIKRLIAEKHREMIQYRHEAKLCTDALMNPPKAVAQEMEALLGQHMALYASTQYRVMYPRQLIAEERLRPGVTADAVIEMTRMIVEKVTEKYTLLHKDRAYDFLEDQAPLIQELDVYFRIIRRGIYVDQEEA, from the coding sequence GTGTACGCAACCGAAGCTTTCGAGCGCCTGCCCCAGGAGAAGAAGCAGAGAATCATCGATGTGTGCATCCGGTTATTCGCGGAGTATGGTTATGATGCAACTTCGACGGATCAGATCGTCCAGGAGGCGGGCATCTCGAAGGGCATCTTGTTCCACTATTTTGGCAGCAAAAAAAATCTCTATCTCTACATCGTCCGCTATGCCAACCAACTCTTGACCGATGTGGTGATGAAGCAGCTGGATGTCATAGAGGGAGAGGATTTTTTTGAACGGATCAAACGCCTCATCGCGGAGAAACACCGGGAAATGATCCAATACCGTCATGAAGCGAAGCTCTGTACCGATGCATTGATGAATCCGCCAAAGGCCGTCGCTCAGGAGATGGAAGCCCTGTTAGGTCAGCATATGGCACTGTATGCAAGTACGCAGTATCGGGTGATGTATCCAAGACAACTGATTGCAGAAGAGCGTCTGAGGCCGGGGGTTACTGCCGATGCGGTGATCGAGATGACGCGGATGATCGTGGAGAAGGTGACGGAGAAATATACGCTGCTGCACAAGGATCGGGCCTACGACTTCCTAGAGGACCAAGCTCCTCTGATTCAAGAGCTGGATGTATATTTCCGAATTATACGTCGAGGGATCTATGTTGACCAAGAGGAAGCATGA
- the sdhA gene encoding succinate dehydrogenase flavoprotein subunit, which yields MANMNVIVVGGGLAGLMATIKLAEAGANVKLFSFVPVKRSHSVCAQGGINGAVNTKGEGDSPWEHFDDTIYGGDFLANQPPVKAMCEAAPGIIHLMDRMGVMFNRTPEGLLDFRRFGGTKYHRTAYAGATTGQQLLYALDEQVRRHEVAGLVEKFEHWEFISAVIDEEGICRGIIAQDLHSMEIRDFRADAVILATGGPGIIFGKSTNSVINTGTAASAVYQQGAYYANGEFIQIHPTAIPGDDKLRLMSESARGEGGRVWTYKDGKPWYFLEEKYPAYGNLVPRDIATREIFHVCVDLKLGINGENMVYLDVSHIDPKKLDVKLGGILDIYEKFVGDDPRKVPMKIFPAVHYSMGGLWIDYNHMTNIPGLFAAGEVDYQYHGANRLGANSLLSAIYGGMVAGPKAVEYIKGLNKSAEDVSSRVFEQEKQKRIEQFEAILKMDGKENAYNLHKELGEVMTNNMTVVRYNKRLEETIVKIKELKERYQDINVNDRSRWANQSASFVRQLWNMLELAEAMTKSALLRNESRGAHYKPEFPERDDENFLKTTIASYTPEGPSITYEDVDISLIPPRKRDYTTDKNKGGN from the coding sequence ATGGCTAATATGAATGTCATCGTCGTAGGCGGCGGTCTTGCCGGCCTTATGGCTACGATTAAGCTGGCAGAGGCCGGAGCGAACGTGAAGCTGTTCTCCTTCGTGCCGGTGAAGCGATCCCACTCGGTCTGCGCTCAGGGCGGGATCAATGGTGCGGTGAATACCAAGGGCGAAGGGGATTCTCCGTGGGAGCATTTTGACGATACGATCTACGGCGGCGACTTCCTGGCGAATCAACCGCCGGTGAAGGCGATGTGTGAAGCAGCGCCGGGGATCATTCACTTGATGGACCGCATGGGCGTCATGTTCAACCGCACACCGGAAGGGCTGCTGGACTTCCGTCGCTTCGGGGGAACGAAGTACCATCGCACGGCCTATGCGGGAGCAACGACCGGTCAGCAGCTGCTCTATGCCTTGGACGAGCAAGTGCGCAGACATGAAGTAGCCGGTCTGGTCGAGAAATTTGAACACTGGGAGTTCATCTCCGCGGTCATCGATGAAGAGGGAATCTGCCGCGGCATCATCGCTCAGGATCTGCACAGCATGGAGATTCGAGATTTCCGCGCCGATGCGGTGATCCTGGCAACAGGCGGCCCCGGCATCATCTTTGGCAAGTCGACCAACTCGGTGATCAACACGGGTACGGCGGCCAGCGCTGTATATCAGCAAGGCGCCTATTATGCGAACGGCGAGTTCATCCAGATACATCCGACGGCGATTCCGGGCGACGACAAGCTGCGCCTGATGTCCGAGTCTGCACGGGGCGAGGGCGGCCGCGTCTGGACCTACAAGGACGGCAAGCCGTGGTATTTCCTTGAAGAGAAGTATCCGGCTTATGGGAACCTAGTGCCGCGGGATATCGCGACGCGCGAGATCTTCCACGTCTGCGTGGATCTGAAGCTGGGCATCAACGGCGAGAACATGGTTTATCTCGATGTCTCGCACATCGATCCGAAGAAGCTCGATGTGAAGCTCGGCGGTATCCTCGATATCTATGAGAAGTTCGTCGGCGATGATCCGCGCAAGGTTCCGATGAAGATCTTCCCGGCGGTGCACTATTCCATGGGCGGTCTCTGGATCGACTATAACCATATGACGAATATCCCGGGACTGTTTGCCGCAGGGGAAGTGGATTACCAGTACCACGGCGCGAACCGGTTGGGGGCCAACTCCCTCTTGTCGGCGATCTATGGCGGCATGGTAGCTGGGCCGAAGGCCGTCGAGTATATCAAAGGCTTGAACAAATCGGCGGAAGACGTATCCAGCCGCGTATTTGAGCAGGAGAAGCAGAAGCGCATCGAACAGTTCGAGGCCATCCTGAAGATGGACGGCAAGGAAAACGCGTATAACCTGCACAAGGAACTCGGTGAAGTGATGACCAACAACATGACCGTCGTGCGCTACAACAAGCGCCTCGAGGAGACGATCGTGAAGATCAAAGAACTGAAGGAGCGCTATCAGGATATCAATGTGAACGACCGCTCGCGCTGGGCGAACCAGAGCGCATCCTTCGTCCGTCAGCTCTGGAACATGCTGGAGCTTGCCGAGGCGATGACGAAGAGCGCCTTGCTGCGCAATGAGAGCCGCGGTGCACACTACAAGCCGGAATTCCCTGAACGGGACGATGAGAATTTCCTGAAGACGACGATCGCTTCTTATACGCCGGAGGGACCGAGCATTACCTATGAGGATGTTGACATCTCCTTGATCCCTCCTCGCAAGCGCGACTACACCACCGATAAGAATAAGGGAGGGAACTGA
- a CDS encoding chemotaxis protein CheX produces MKAEYINPFLESARLVIEQVVNVTPTTGQLDIKDVKFVESYVWIQIGITGQMNGDIVFGLHEQVALRLVSAMMGGFEITQLDEMSQSAISELGNMISGNASTLLYNQGVKIDISPPKVILAANAAGFEPKRALTIPLKIGDIGELDIQVLVT; encoded by the coding sequence ATGAAAGCTGAGTATATCAATCCATTCCTGGAATCAGCGCGACTAGTGATCGAACAAGTGGTCAACGTGACACCGACAACAGGACAGCTTGACATCAAAGATGTAAAGTTTGTTGAAAGTTACGTCTGGATTCAGATCGGCATCACTGGCCAGATGAACGGCGACATCGTCTTCGGTCTGCATGAACAAGTGGCGCTGCGTCTGGTATCAGCGATGATGGGCGGATTCGAGATTACGCAGCTGGACGAGATGTCGCAGAGCGCGATCTCGGAACTGGGCAACATGATCAGCGGCAATGCATCGACTTTATTATATAATCAAGGCGTGAAGATCGATATCTCACCGCCGAAAGTCATCCTGGCAGCCAATGCAGCCGGTTTCGAACCGAAGCGCGCGCTGACGATTCCGCTGAAGATCGGAGATATCGGCGAATTGGATATTCAGGTTCTCGTTACATAA
- a CDS encoding succinate dehydrogenase cytochrome b558 subunit, producing MKGNSYLYRKIHSLLGVIPIGAFLIEHLITNYEAHNGGHEAFVKAVVWLNSLPLVFFLELFGIWLPLLYHGVYGLYMAYQSRNNVTNYGYFRNWMFYLQRVTGVITFIFIIWHVFETRVQVALGNVEHTELGVLMHESVQNPWVLAAYIVGIVAATFHFSNGMWSFLVSWGITVGPRSQRISTYICMGMFVILSILFIQAITAFADPQFAQLPEGV from the coding sequence ATGAAAGGCAACTCTTATCTGTATCGTAAGATTCACTCTTTGCTCGGAGTGATCCCGATCGGGGCGTTCTTGATCGAACACCTGATCACCAACTATGAAGCTCATAACGGGGGACATGAGGCTTTTGTCAAAGCGGTTGTGTGGCTGAACAGCTTGCCCTTGGTCTTCTTCCTGGAGTTGTTCGGCATCTGGCTGCCCCTGTTGTATCACGGGGTATACGGGTTGTATATGGCTTATCAATCCCGGAACAACGTGACCAATTACGGGTATTTCCGCAACTGGATGTTCTATCTCCAGCGGGTGACCGGCGTGATCACCTTCATCTTCATCATCTGGCATGTCTTCGAGACGCGTGTGCAGGTCGCTTTGGGGAACGTGGAGCATACCGAGCTGGGGGTGCTCATGCATGAATCCGTGCAGAACCCGTGGGTGCTGGCGGCATACATCGTTGGGATCGTCGCTGCCACCTTCCACTTCAGCAACGGGATGTGGTCCTTCCTCGTCAGCTGGGGCATCACCGTTGGTCCGCGTTCGCAGCGCATCTCAACGTATATCTGCATGGGTATGTTCGTCATCTTAAGCATTCTGTTCATCCAAGCGATTACTGCGTTCGCTGATCCGCAGTTCGCGCAACTTCCTGAGGGGGTATGA
- a CDS encoding SDR family NAD(P)-dependent oxidoreductase, with product MIAEQQQTAGELTAAGELTAQAMWMISGGVTMKRRTLAEKIVLITGASSGIGAAAARMFIDREAVVIACGRSLERLKELQQQLEERCVIRQLDVRDASAVQETMDDLVQAYGRIDILVNNAGYGKFEYLEKMSLDEINDMMDTNYMGVVRCTKAVLPYMRQAGSGHIINIASIAGKVPTAKSAAYTASKHAVHGFTHALRYELRGTGIAVSAVNPGPVATRFFDIADPSGEYLKNVKDFTITPETVARAIISLAEKPRMEIDVPRYLGIGAQMYRGMPRLLDRILFHVTNRK from the coding sequence ATGATAGCAGAGCAGCAGCAGACGGCAGGTGAGCTGACTGCGGCGGGTGAGCTGACTGCGCAGGCGATGTGGATGATAAGCGGAGGGGTTACGATGAAGAGGAGAACGTTAGCGGAGAAAATCGTCCTGATCACGGGCGCGTCGAGCGGCATTGGTGCGGCGGCAGCCCGGATGTTCATAGACCGGGAAGCCGTGGTTATCGCTTGCGGCCGGTCGCTGGAGCGTCTAAAGGAATTGCAGCAGCAGTTAGAGGAACGCTGTGTGATCCGGCAGCTTGACGTACGGGATGCATCCGCCGTGCAAGAGACCATGGACGATCTTGTTCAAGCCTATGGCCGCATCGATATTCTCGTCAACAACGCCGGCTACGGTAAATTTGAATATTTGGAGAAGATGTCCCTTGATGAGATCAATGATATGATGGATACCAACTATATGGGGGTCGTTCGCTGTACGAAGGCGGTATTGCCTTATATGAGACAAGCTGGCAGCGGACATATTATTAATATTGCCTCGATCGCAGGTAAGGTGCCGACGGCCAAATCAGCGGCATATACGGCATCGAAGCATGCCGTGCACGGATTTACCCATGCGCTGCGCTATGAACTGCGCGGCACAGGCATCGCAGTGTCCGCCGTAAATCCCGGTCCGGTAGCGACCCGATTCTTCGATATCGCCGATCCAAGCGGCGAATATCTGAAGAACGTCAAGGACTTTACGATCACGCCGGAGACCGTTGCCCGCGCGATCATCTCGCTGGCAGAGAAACCGCGCATGGAGATCGATGTGCCGCGCTACCTGGGCATCGGCGCGCAGATGTACAGGGGTATGCCGCGTCTGCTTGACCGCATCTTGTTCCATGTGACGAATCGCAAGTAA
- a CDS encoding ABC transporter permease subunit, which yields MMIFRREWRRNRKALILWSLSMGALVLVMMSVFSQMAEQREALDQLMGAFPEGLRQAFGLDTLDLADVLGFYGVEVYPMTTLFGSIYAVILASGILSKEHADKTIEFLLSKPVTRTRILTEKLAVVLVNLLTFNSVIVLASVLSFFIFQDQDVDWVLFALLSLALVLLHAFFAAAGFWLSTFITRSRTILSAGLGLVLVLYFVHIAAGMADSLNFLGYITPFQHVDAAVLLKDGSLPVIAWTALPLFILAAIAGSYAVYRRRDLAV from the coding sequence ATGATGATCTTCAGACGCGAGTGGCGGCGGAACAGGAAGGCATTGATCCTGTGGAGCCTTTCCATGGGCGCTTTGGTGCTGGTGATGATGAGCGTATTCTCGCAGATGGCGGAGCAGAGGGAGGCCTTGGATCAGCTCATGGGGGCCTTCCCGGAAGGCTTGCGCCAGGCTTTTGGCTTGGATACACTGGATCTAGCTGATGTGTTGGGCTTCTATGGCGTTGAAGTGTATCCGATGACCACCTTGTTCGGCAGCATCTATGCGGTGATCCTGGCCTCCGGGATCCTGTCTAAGGAGCATGCGGACAAGACCATCGAATTCCTGCTCTCCAAACCGGTGACGAGGACGCGGATCTTAACGGAGAAGCTGGCCGTTGTCCTGGTGAATCTGCTGACATTCAACAGTGTGATCGTCCTGGCCAGTGTATTGAGTTTCTTCATCTTCCAAGATCAGGACGTGGATTGGGTATTGTTTGCCCTTCTGTCACTGGCGCTTGTGCTGCTGCATGCGTTCTTTGCCGCTGCGGGTTTTTGGCTCTCCACGTTCATCACACGCAGCCGGACGATCCTGTCCGCGGGATTAGGATTGGTCTTGGTCCTTTATTTTGTTCATATCGCCGCGGGTATGGCAGACTCCTTGAATTTCTTGGGATACATTACCCCTTTCCAGCACGTTGACGCGGCGGTGCTGCTGAAGGATGGGTCGCTGCCGGTCATAGCCTGGACTGCCCTGCCGCTCTTCATCCTGGCTGCCATCGCTGGTTCTTATGCTGTGTACCGTCGGCGGGATCTCGCCGTCTGA
- a CDS encoding LysR family transcriptional regulator — protein sequence MDDWVHMFIAVVEHSSINRASQVLNISQPALSRRIMKLEEMLGVQLFIRSGKRLELTAAGRMTYKYALELRQKQKKFYQELKKYATSTKRSITLGASLTTLQASLPDLISLFMEIDANLDIKTITGKTHEIVTAVKEQQADLGLVASLVDEPGMVCIPLFADHLKLVIPREHPLAQEAPLSINALHRLPMILFSKGTWYRILVDELFTNYQVVPEIKMEIDSFEAIIRLTATCGAGTLLPSSYLRSQLLQDNGLLALNIKQLQRTVRTTSLIYHMNSETALWMDGKLDAIKQYFAGKAY from the coding sequence ATGGATGATTGGGTGCATATGTTCATCGCCGTCGTCGAACACTCAAGCATCAACCGGGCTTCGCAAGTTCTGAACATCTCCCAGCCTGCCCTCTCCCGCCGCATCATGAAGCTGGAAGAGATGCTGGGCGTACAGCTGTTCATCCGTTCGGGCAAACGGCTCGAACTCACGGCCGCCGGCAGGATGACCTATAAGTATGCTCTGGAACTGAGACAGAAGCAGAAAAAATTCTATCAAGAATTGAAGAAATATGCCACTTCGACGAAGCGTTCGATCACGCTGGGCGCAAGCCTGACGACCCTGCAGGCGTCGCTGCCGGATCTCATCTCTTTGTTCATGGAGATCGATGCGAATCTCGATATCAAGACGATCACGGGCAAGACCCACGAGATCGTCACCGCCGTCAAGGAACAGCAGGCGGATCTCGGACTGGTCGCTTCCCTTGTCGATGAGCCGGGGATGGTCTGCATCCCTCTCTTCGCTGATCATCTCAAACTCGTCATCCCAAGGGAACATCCTTTAGCCCAGGAAGCGCCCTTATCGATCAATGCCCTGCATCGATTGCCGATGATCCTGTTCTCAAAAGGCACCTGGTACCGTATATTAGTAGACGAGTTGTTTACGAACTACCAGGTCGTGCCGGAGATCAAGATGGAGATCGACTCCTTCGAGGCGATCATCCGCCTGACGGCAACCTGCGGCGCCGGCACCCTGCTGCCGAGCTCTTACCTGAGATCGCAATTACTGCAAGACAACGGCTTGCTTGCCCTGAATATCAAACAGCTGCAGCGAACGGTGCGCACGACCTCATTGATCTATCATATGAACAGCGAGACCGCTCTATGGATGGACGGGAAGCTTGATGCGATCAAGCAATACTTTGCCGGCAAAGCATACTGA
- the sdhB gene encoding succinate dehydrogenase iron-sulfur subunit: protein MANTVTAQKTIRLVITRQESRDSKPYTEEFEIPYRPNMNVIGALMEIQRNPVNAKGEPTTPVVWDSNCLEEVCGACSMVINGKPRQACSALLDKLEQPVRIAPMKTFPVIRDLVVDRSRMFEALKRVKAWIPIDGTYDLGPGPRMPESKRQWAYILSKCMTCGVCMEACPNVNDRSSFIGPFAISQVRLFNAHPTGEMNKEERLEALMQDGGIEGCGNSQNCVQVCPKEIPLTTSIAAINGETTKYLFKKWLTM, encoded by the coding sequence ATGGCGAATACGGTGACCGCTCAGAAGACGATCCGGCTGGTGATCACGCGTCAAGAATCGCGTGATTCCAAACCCTATACGGAAGAGTTCGAGATCCCTTATCGCCCGAACATGAACGTGATCGGCGCCTTGATGGAGATCCAGCGCAATCCGGTGAACGCGAAGGGCGAGCCGACCACTCCGGTCGTCTGGGACTCCAACTGTCTGGAGGAGGTCTGCGGTGCTTGTTCGATGGTGATTAACGGCAAGCCGCGGCAGGCGTGTTCTGCGCTGCTCGATAAGCTGGAGCAGCCCGTGCGCATCGCGCCGATGAAGACCTTCCCGGTGATCCGCGATCTGGTCGTCGACCGCAGCCGGATGTTCGAAGCGTTGAAGCGCGTGAAAGCCTGGATTCCGATCGACGGGACCTACGATCTCGGGCCCGGTCCCCGCATGCCGGAGTCGAAGCGCCAGTGGGCGTATATCTTGTCCAAGTGCATGACTTGCGGTGTCTGCATGGAGGCTTGCCCGAACGTCAATGACCGTTCCAGTTTCATCGGTCCCTTCGCCATCTCTCAGGTTCGCTTGTTCAACGCGCATCCGACGGGTGAGATGAACAAGGAAGAGCGCCTGGAAGCGCTGATGCAGGACGGCGGCATTGAGGGCTGCGGCAACTCGCAGAACTGTGTTCAGGTTTGTCCGAAGGAGATTCCGCTTACAACGTCGATTGCTGCGATTAACGGCGAAACGACGAAGTATCTGTTTAAGAAATGGCTGACGATGTAA
- a CDS encoding ABC transporter ATP-binding protein, which produces MKAVELRRLTKNYGKVRGIRDITFSIEEGEVFGFIGPNGAGKSTTIRTLLNFIHPTSGEAFIFGKDIVRDTLEIRRMVGYLPAEVHYYDDMKAGDLLRYSAGFYGPVDETRMKVLAERMNLDLRRKIEGLSFGNRKKVGIIQALLHRPRLLILDEPTGGLDPLMQHTFFEILSEERDNGTTIFFSSHILSEVQKICDRVAIIREGELVQVETVSNLTGNRFKNVTIVLDATAKDYELHLSGIIHHERSGHEYKLLYNGDIKDLLQELRHVPLVDLRIEEPSLEEVFIHYYER; this is translated from the coding sequence ATGAAAGCTGTTGAACTTCGCCGACTGACCAAGAATTACGGCAAGGTTAGGGGAATTCGCGATATCACCTTCTCAATCGAAGAAGGGGAGGTGTTCGGTTTTATCGGACCGAATGGAGCGGGCAAGAGCACGACGATCCGCACGCTGCTAAATTTTATCCATCCGACCAGCGGAGAAGCGTTTATCTTCGGCAAGGATATCGTGCGCGATACGCTGGAGATTCGACGGATGGTCGGGTATCTGCCGGCGGAGGTGCACTATTATGATGATATGAAAGCCGGCGACCTGCTCCGATATTCGGCAGGCTTCTACGGTCCGGTTGACGAGACGCGCATGAAGGTGCTGGCAGAAAGGATGAATCTCGATCTCAGAAGGAAGATCGAGGGCCTGAGCTTTGGCAATCGCAAAAAGGTGGGGATCATCCAGGCTCTGCTGCACCGGCCCCGACTGCTGATCCTCGATGAACCGACGGGAGGTCTTGATCCGCTTATGCAGCACACCTTCTTCGAGATTCTCAGCGAAGAACGGGACAACGGCACGACGATTTTCTTCTCTTCCCATATCTTGAGTGAAGTGCAGAAGATCTGCGATCGCGTGGCCATCATCCGAGAGGGTGAATTGGTTCAAGTGGAGACTGTCAGCAATCTGACGGGGAATCGCTTCAAGAATGTCACCATCGTACTCGATGCCACGGCAAAGGATTATGAGCTTCATCTATCGGGGATCATCCATCATGAGCGGAGCGGCCACGAGTACAAGCTGCTGTACAACGGGGATATCAAAGACCTGCTGCAAGAGTTGCGCCATGTGCCGCTTGTGGACCTGAGGATTGAAGAGCCTTCGCTGGAAGAGGTCTTCATTCACTATTACGAGCGATAA
- a CDS encoding histidinol-phosphatase produces the protein MKFDFHTHHERCGHAEGTIEDYIRSAIEQRLDMIGISDHSPYFGDEEDHPHPEVAMAKSEFPNYVEEVLRLKKKYEGQIEVLLGVESDFFPEHAETYRKVYECYPFDYIIGSVHRSDHISIFNKNRWKNLTKKAQQEQKERYYALIAESAKSGMFDILGHIDAMKANYPAFSDIQTEAVDRTLQVISEYDIAIEVNTSGKTKLAGGWYPSDEILERALFYGVKVTFGSDAHVPSRVGDEWEQVRQRLREIGYKEWAYFRQRKRYLTSL, from the coding sequence ATGAAATTCGACTTTCATACCCATCATGAACGCTGCGGCCATGCGGAAGGGACGATCGAAGATTATATCCGATCCGCCATCGAACAGAGGCTGGATATGATCGGCATCTCGGATCATTCTCCCTATTTCGGCGACGAGGAGGACCATCCCCACCCTGAGGTGGCGATGGCGAAGAGCGAGTTCCCCAACTATGTAGAGGAAGTGCTCCGGCTGAAGAAAAAATACGAAGGCCAAATCGAGGTGCTGCTCGGCGTGGAATCCGATTTCTTCCCGGAGCATGCGGAAACCTATCGCAAGGTCTATGAATGCTACCCCTTCGACTACATCATCGGTTCGGTTCATCGTTCGGATCATATCAGCATCTTCAACAAGAATCGATGGAAGAACCTCACCAAGAAGGCGCAGCAAGAACAGAAAGAACGTTACTATGCACTAATCGCCGAATCGGCGAAGAGCGGCATGTTCGATATCCTGGGACATATCGATGCGATGAAGGCCAACTACCCGGCATTCAGCGACATTCAGACGGAAGCGGTGGATCGAACCCTGCAGGTGATCAGTGAATATGATATCGCCATCGAGGTCAATACCTCAGGTAAGACGAAGCTTGCAGGCGGCTGGTATCCCTCCGATGAGATCTTGGAGCGGGCGCTGTTCTACGGGGTGAAGGTCACCTTCGGATCCGACGCACATGTTCCATCGCGGGTAGGAGATGAATGGGAACAAGTACGCCAGAGGCTCAGAGAGATCGGCTATAAGGAATGGGCTTATTTCCGGCAGCGCAAACGGTATCTCACGTCTTTATGA